CAACCGGCACCTGCCGGAGCTGGACGCCGACGTCGTGGGCGTCGACTACTACGCCGGTGCGCGCGCGGCGACCGAGCACGTGCTGGACGGCGGGGCGAGGGAGCTGTACCTGGTCGAGGAGGACCTGGAGATCTCGCCGGTCTCGGAGCGTATCCGGGGCTTCCGCGAGACGCTGGCGGCCCGCGGGGTCGCGGCGCCCGACGACGCGGTGGTGCGCGTGGATCCGGCGGCCGCGCCGGAGGGGCTGCCGGTCTCCGGTCCCTTCGACCCCGGGGTGGCGTACGCCGTCGGCGCGGAACTGGCGCGGCGGGCGGGGCCCGGCGCGGTGGTGCTCGCGGGCAACGACTACCACGCGCTCGGCCTCTACCGGGCGTTCACCGAGCGGGGGCTGCGGGTCGGCACCGACATCGGGGTCGTCGGCCACGGCGACCACCCGTTCTCCGCGTACCTCGACCCGGCCCTGACCACGGTCCGGCTGCCCGCGCCCGACGTGGGCCGGGCCGGCGTCGACCGGCTGCTGGAGCGGGTGCAGTCCGGGCCCGACTCCGTCGCGGAGGACACGGATCCGATCCGTACCCTCCTCGCCCCCGAACTCGTCGTACGCGCCTCCGCCGGACCACTGGGAAGAAGAGGTGAGCAATGATGGGCGCGTTCCTCGCCAAACGCCTCGCGCAGGCTGTCGTCGTCGCCTTCGGCGCGCTGACGCTGGTGTTCCTCATCGTGCGCGTCGTGCCGGGCGATCCCGCCAAGCTGATCGTCGGCCCCGACGCCTCCGCCGGGCAACTGGAGAGCGTACGGGCCGACTTCGGCCTCGACGACCCGCTGTGGCGGCAGTACGCCGACCACCTCGCCGGCATCGTACGCGGCGACCTCGGCGACTCCTGGCGCCTCGGCGGCTCCGCCCTCAGCAACACCCTGGACCGCTTCCCCGCGACCCTCAGCCTGTCGCTCGCGGCGCTGCTGTTCACCGTCGCCGTCGGGATCCCGCTGGGCATGCTCTGCGCCCGCCGCCCCGGCAAGCTGCTCGACCTGGTGGTCTCCACCGGCTCGCTCGCCGGCCAGGCCATCCCGTCCTTCTGGCTCGGGATCGTCCTGATCCTCGTCTTCGCCCGCCGACTCGACTGGCTGCCCGCGACCGTCGACGGCTCGCCCACCGCGGTGCTGCTGCCGGCCTTCACGCTGTCGCTGCCGTTCATCGGCTGGCTCGCCCGGCTGGTGCGCAGCAGCGCGCTGGAGGAGGGCGCCAAGGACTACGCCCGTACGGCCCGCGCGAAGGGCGTGGGCGAGGGGACGATCCAGTACGTGCACGTCGGCCGCAACATCGCGATCCCGGTCGTGACCGTACTCGGCCTGCTGATGGGCAACTTCATCGCCAACGCGGTCATCATCGAGGTCGTCTTCTCCTGGCCGGGCATCGGCTCGCTGATGGTCGACGCGATCACCAACCGCGACTACGCGGTCGTCGAGGCCGCGATCCTCACGATCACGCTGGCGTACATCGTCCTGAACCTGCTCGTGGACGTCGTCTACTTCGTCATCGATCCCCGCCTCACTCCGGAGGACGCATGAGCGGCACGACCACGGCCGCACCCGCGCAGGCCGTCGACTCCCCGCGTACGGACAAGTCCCGCGGCGACGCCGCGCGGCGGGTGCCGGTGCGCGTGTGGACAGGCGCCGGGGTGCTGGCGCTCTTCGTCCTCGCCGCCCTCGTCGGGCCGCTGCTGCACCCGTACGACCCGGTCGCGACAGACCTGCCGAACCGGCTGCTCTCTCCCGGGGAGCGCACCGACGGCGGTGACATCGCGTGGCTGGGCACCGACCAGATGGGCCGCGACCTGCTCGCCAACCTGCTGGCCGGCGCCCGGATCTCGCTGCTCGTCGCCGCCGCGACCATCCTGGTCGGCGGCGCGGTCGGCCTCGTCGTCGGGCTGGTCTCGGGCTACTTCGGCGGCTGGCCCGACACGATCGCCTCCCGCATCGGCGACATCCAGCTCGCCTTCCCCTCCATCCTGCTGGCGATCCTGCTGGCCGGCGTGCTCGGCCCGAGCGTCACCAACATCGTCATCACGCTGGCGATCACGAGGTGGGTCATCTTCGCCCGCGTCGCCCGCGCCTCGGCGATGGCGACGCGAAAGCTCGGCTTCGTCGACTCGGCGCGGGTGCTGGGGGCGGGACACGTACGCATCATGGTCCGCCACGTGCTGCCGTCCCTGTGGCAGCCGCTGCTGGTCGCCGCGACGGTGCAGGTGGGCCTCGTGATGGTCGCGGAGGCGTCGCTGAGCTTCCTCGGCCTCGGCGTGCCCGTCGACACGTCCTCGTGGGGCGCCACGGTCTCCGTGGGGCGCGACTACCTGGGCTCGGCGTGGTGGATCTCCACGATGCCGGCGGCGGCGCTGGCGCTGGTGGTCACGGCGGTGGGCGTGATCGGGGACGGCTTCCGGGACGTCTCGGACCCGCGGTCGCAGATATGAGCGCAGAGGAGAAGAAGATGCCTGCCACGACCGTGGAGACCTCCGCGGCGGCCCGCCTGCGGGACGTACACATCGCCTTCGGCCCCCGGGAGGTCGTCCGCGGGGTCGACCTCGACCTCGTACCCGGCCGGGTCACCGCCCTGGTGGGGGAGTCGGGCAGCGGCAAGTCGCTGACGTCGCTGGCGCTGATGGGCCTGCTGCCGCCGGGCGCCGCGGTGAGCACGGGGACGGTCGAGATCGACGGCCGGGACACCGCCGGGTTCACCGACGCGCAGTGGCGCGAACTGCGCGGCGCGCAGGTCGCGATGGTCTTCCAGGACCCGATGGCGGCGCTGAACCCGTCGTTCACCATCGGCTGGCAGATCGCCGAAACGCTGCGCCGCCGCGGCACGGGCCGCCGCGCGGCCCGGGAGCGGGCGGTGGAGCTGATGCGGACGGTCGGCATCCCCGACGCGGAGGCCAAGTACGGCGCGTACCCGCACGAGTTCTCGGGCGGCATGCGGCAGCGCGCGGTCATCGCGATGGCGCTCACCCTGGACCCGGCGGTCCTGCTGGCCGACGAGCCGACGACCGCGCTCGACGTCACCGTGCAGGCGCAGATCCTGCGGCTGCTCGCGGCCCGGCAGACGGACGCGGGGATGGCGATGCTGCTCGTCTCGCACGACCTGGGGGTGGTGGCGCGGGTCGCGCAGGACGTGGCGGTGATGTACGCCGGCCGGATCGTGGAGACGGGCGCGCTGGACGACGTGTACACGGCACCGGCGCACCCGTACACGCGCGGCCTGCTGGACGCGGTCCCGGACCCGGCCCGCCCCGGCCGGCTGGTCCCGATCGAGGGCCAGCCGCCGGCGCCGGGCCGGCAGCCGGCGGGCTGCGCGTTCGCGCCACGCTGCCCGTACGCGACGGAGGTGTGCCGCACGGAGGACCCGCAACTCTCGGCCGTCGGGCAGGGCCACGAGGCGGCGTGCCACCACAGCGACAAGGTCCAGGCCCAGGCAACGGATGTGGAGGCCGCGTCATGAGTACGACCCGGACGAGCCCGGAAGCGCTGCTGCACATCCGGGACCTGCACGCCGGCTACACGGTCCCCGGCCGCTCCGGCCTCGGCCGCCGCCGCGTCGACGCGGTCGCGGGCGTCGACCTGACGGTACGGCCGGGGCAGACGGTCTGCATCGTCGGCGAGTCCGGCTGCGGCAAGTCGACGCTGGCCCGCTCGGTGGTGGGCCTGCTGGAGCCCTTCGCCGGCTCCGTCTCCTTCGCGGGCCTGGACCTGGCGACGGCGGGCCGCCGGGAGCGCCGGCGGGTGGCGCACGACCTGCAGATGGTGTTCCAGGACCCGTACACGTCGCTTAACCCGCGGATGCGGGTGGCGGAGATCGTCGCGGAGGGCTGGCACATCCACCGGGACGTGGTGGCGCCCGCGGAGCACGCGACGGAGGTGGCGCGGCTCCTGACCCAGGTGGGCCTGGACGCCTCGTACGCGACCCGCCGCCTGCACGAACTCTCCGGCGGCCAGTGCCAGCGGGTGAGCATCGCGCGGGCGCTGGCGCTGCGGCCGAAGCTGATCGTCTGCGACGAGGCGGTCTCGGCGCTGGACGTCTCCGTACGCGCACAGATCCTCAACCTGCTCGCGGACCTCCAGCGGGAGCTGGGGATCGCGTACCTCTTCATCTCCCACGACCTGGACGTGGTCCGGCACATCGCGGACGAGGTGGCGGTGATGTACCTGGGCACGATCGTCGAACGCGGCACCGCCGCCCAGGTCTTCGAGTCCCCCCAGCACCCCTACACCCAGGCCCTCCTGAAGGCGGCCCCCTCGGTCCGCGACCGCCCGGGCGCCGCGAAGGACCTCCCCCTCACCGGCGAGGTCCCGTCCCCCTCCTCCCCGCCCACGGGCTGCCGCTTCCGCACCCGCTGCCCCCTGGCGGCGGACATCTGCGAGTCGGAGGCCCCGGAACTGCGCGTACGGGACGGAGGCGACCACCCGGCGGCATGCCACTTCGCGGGGTGAGGAAGCGGCGGAAACAGCGCGCTGAAAGCCCGCCGGGGGCGGTCACTTCCCGGCGGCCTCACTCCGATGGGGCGGTGGTGGTGTCGACCACCACCGCCCAGACCCTTTTACCGATCCCGTTGCGCGCGGAGACTCCCCACCGGACCGCCAGCTTCTCGACCATCAGCAGCCCATAGCCGCCGCACTCGTCGGGCACCCGCTTTTCCGGCCACACGTCGGAGGCGTCGTGTACTTCGATGAGCACCCCGCCGTCCTGCCGCACAAAGCGCGTCAGGATCTCCCGCCCAGGCGGCACACGGGCATGCACCACGGCGTTGGTCATCAGCTCCGAGACCACCAGCGAAACCGGCTCCTCGATCCCGGTCAGCCCCCACCCTGCCAAAGCCTTTCGCAATTGGGCCCGCGCCAGCCCTACACATCGAGGATGCCGACGCCACTGCCACTTCATGACCGAAGTGCTGGCCATTCTGTTCTGATCGGTCGTCATACACGACACCTTGCATCGCCTCAAAACCGGTGTGCCGTGCTCAGCCAGCACGGCATGTGAATACGGTCCGGCGGCGAGGGCGTCAGCGGGAAGGACGGTGCCGGGGCTGTTGCTTCACCCCGGGCGGACGATTCACTCCACTTTCAGTAATCGGACCACTACTGTGTCGCGGGTCCCGGGAGTTGATGCTGATGCCGTTACATCCGAACCAGGCTCTTCAGCAGGCCATCGAGAAGAGCGGCTACACCCAGGATGACCTGGCAGAGGCCATCAACGAGGAACACGAGAAGCTGTACGGCTCACCGGGCAGATGCAGCGATCGCCAGGTGCGCCGCCTGCTGACCGGGGAGGTCGCATGGCCCCGTGACGCCACCAGGCTGCCGCTGGAAGCGGTCCTCGGCCGCCGCGCCGTGGAACTCGGCTTCCGCTCTCCTCCCCAAGCGGCCCTACGCGGGCGTACTGTGCGAGCACCAGCACCCGTTGACGAGGAACTGCCAGTGCGTCGCCGCAGATTCGTTCTCAGCGCCGGGACCCTAGTGGCGCTCCCCGTTCTGCCCGAGGCCGGCCGCATCGACATGAGCGACATCGCGCGCATCCGCGGCGCCGAGGCCCGGTTGGTGCAACTGGACGACCGCCACGGCAGCGCAGAGCTGGCCGGCGTAGCCGGCCGCTACGTCGCGCACGTCGCGCACACCATGCGGCACTGCAGCTACGGCAGCCGCGTGCAGACGGCGCTGCATCAGGCGCTCGGGGAGATGTGCGCTCAGGCCGGCTGGCTCGCCTATGACTCCCAGCAGCACGAACAGGCCCGCCGCCACTGGCGCGGCGCCCTCCAGTACGCGCGCCTGGCCAAGTCCTCCGACCTGGAGGCGCGTGTCTGGTCTTGCATGTCCCGGCAGGCCGTCGACCTCGGGCATGGCTCCGAGGCTGTGGCCATCGCCCGCGCGGCGCTGGACGCCACAAGAGGCCGCCGCGAGCCCCGGCTGTCCGCCCTGCTCCACACCCGGGTCGCCCTGGGCCACTCCGTCACCGGCCAGCGCGGGCGTTGCGGGCAGTCGCTCCACCGCGCAGAACAGGAACTCGACCGCGCTTCGCCGCAACCGCCGCCGTGGCTGGCCTTCTGCGGACCCGCGGAGCTGACCGGTCAGGCCGCCCTCTGCCACTACAACCTCGGCGATTTCACCGACGCTCTCCAGGCCGACCGCGAGGCACGGACGCTCATGGGAGTCGGCGAGTTCCGGCGCAACGCGTTCGCCACGCACGTGAGCCTGGCGCGCAATGCCCTGGCTGCCGGCGAACCCGAGGAGGCGCTGGCGGCCGGGCACCGGGCCCTCGATCTGCTGCCCGAGGTGCGCAGCCCGCGCTGGACCGCCCATCTGCGGGGGTTCGGCCGATCGCTCGGCCAGAGAGGGTCCTCCCCTGTGACCGCCGAGTTCTTGGAACGCTACCGGAAGGTTGCAGCATGACCGGCGAAGTGCTCTCCCTGAGCACCTACAACCGTGGCCGACTGCCGGAGATTCGCCACACGCTGATCGAGGTGTACGCGGAGGTCTACGCCGCCGAGGCGGCCGAGGATCCCTTCTTCTCCGTGGACAGATTCGAACGCCGCCTTGACGGCCACACGTCCACCCCCGGCTGGTCGTGCGTCGTAGGCGAGGTCGACGGCGCCGTCGTCGGCTACGCGTACGGCCGACCGGACAGCCCCGAGGAGTGGGACGCGGTGATCGATCCGGTCAGCCCCGACGTCCACGACTACGGCCGCCGCGCTGTCTTCGGCCTCTGCGAGATCATGGTGCGTACCCCCTGGCGCGGAACCCAGGTTGCCCGCGGCATTCACGACGAGCTGATGCACCAGCGCCCGGAAGACCGCGCTTCGCTGACCGTGGAGACCGCCCACCCGCGGGTTCGTTCGCTCTACGAGCGCTGGGGATACAAGAAGGTCGGACAGTCGCAGCCGTTCCCGGACTCACCGCGCTACGACGTCATGGTCCTCCAACTGCACTGAGGCCGGGGTGTGCGGGCCCACCTGGCCGACACCATCGACCGTGCGCGCCGGGAAGCCACCCCGACCATCATCACCCGGCGGGGCAAGGCCGAAGCCGTGATTCTCGACCTGGACGAGTACCAGCGCCTCAGGAAACGTGAGGAGAGCGTCGAGGACGCCTGGCTCTCGCGGCTGGCCGCAGATTCCCTGGCCGAAGGGCGCGAACCGACCGTCACCCTGGAAGACCTCGCCGCTGAGATCCTGGGCGAGGCTCGCCAGGCATGACCGACGGGGTCTCCAGCACGAAACTCACCCAGGCCGCTCAGCGGCAGATGCGGGCCGTGCCGCTCCGCGAGGCGCGCAGGATCCTCATTCGCCTCGGGGAGTTCCAGCGCGCCATGGACAAGGGCGACACTTCGGCCTTCGACATCAAGCCGCAGACTGGTCAAGAGGGCATGTCCCGGCTGCGCGTCGGGGACTACAGAGTGGTGTACACGGTCGACAACGGCGAACTCGTCATCTGGGTCGTCGCCGTCGGCGACCGCCGCGACGTGTACCGCGCTCTGTAGATCAGCGGCGGTGTCTCGCGGGCGGGCCGCGGCCCGGCTCAGGCGATCTTGTCGCAGACGTCGGTCAGTTTCTTCGTGCCCTCCTTCCACGTCATCGTGGGGTAGTCGGACGCGGTGATCTCCAGGGTGTCGACGCCGTCGACCAGGTACTCGCCGCGGCGCAGGTTGCCCTGGCCGTCCTTGAAGCCGATGAGGACCGGACCCGTGGGGTGGTGGACATGGCCGCCGTCCGGGGCGTAGCGGACGATCGAGCGGCCGCCCGCGTCGCCGAACGGGCCCGCGCCGCCGCCGCGCTGCGCGACCCCGCGGAGCGGCTGCGCCATACCGAGAAGGCGCTGGCCCGGTGGCGCGGGGAACTCCTCGACGGGCTCGCGGACGGCGAACTCCGCGCCCGGCTCGGCGCGGAGCTGGCCGAACTCCGGCTCGGCGCTCTGGAGCAGCGCGCCGAGGACCGGCTGCACACCGGCCGCGGCGGGGCGCGCGACGGCGGCGGCTCCCTCGCCGCCGAACTCCGGCCCCTGGCCGCCCGCTACCCCCTGCGTGAACGGCTCGTCGCCTCCCTGATGACCGCCCTCTACCGCGCCGGCCGCCAGGCCGAGGCCCTCGACGTCTACCGCACCACCCGCCTCGCCCTCGCCGCCGAACTGGGCGGCGTCGCACCGGGCCCGGCCCTCCGCGACGTACACGCGAAGGTGCTCAGCGCCGACCCCTCGCTCGACGAACCGCCGCTGGCCGCGTACGCCGTCCAGGTCCGGGACGTACGCCTGCCCCTGCACACCAGCGGCCAGCCCGCCCTGGAGTTCTGCAACCTGGGCCGGCTGGGACGGCGCCCGCGCGGCCGGGGCGGAGTGGCTGACGGGCTACCGGGCGCTCGCCGTGTGGGCGGGGCACCACGTGCGGTGGGGAGGACGCCGGCACCCCGTGCGCCCCTCGCCCGGCCGACCACCATTGTCGACGAGGCGGCGCACCGCGGTCGACCCGTCAGCCGTCTCTCCCTCCGGCGGAGCGACGCGGGCGGGCTTCGCCCGTATGCCGGGGAGACAGGCTCGTGGCAGGGAGAACCGCCAGGATGGCGGAGAGGGCCGCCGTGGCGGCGGCAAGGGGCAGGACTCCCTGCAGGGCGGTGCCGATCGCATCGAAGATGATCATGGCGTTCGCCGCTTGCAGGGCCAGGCCGGCGCCGGCTGCCGCGATCAGCCAGCGTCCGGCCCCGTGCCGCGTGAGGAACAGCATGCCGATGATGAGCAGGGCCGCCAGAGCGCCGAAGATCGTCACATGCGCGGTCCGCTCACCGCTCGTCATCTCGCCGGTGTCGACGGCTTGGGTGGTCGCGAAGGGAATGACCTGGACCAGGACGAGGCAGAGGAACGCAGTCACGGCAGTCGCGGTCCTGGCGGCGGACCGCCGGGGAGGGGGCGGCGTCGTGTCCGGGCGGGTACCCGTGCCCGCGGGGCCCGGTTGCCGCCCGGGCGGTTCGGGTCGCGGGGCCCGGGGACCCGGCCGGGTGCCGGCCTCGGTGAGCGGAGTCGGGCCGGGCGTCGTGAGGATTGCAGTGGACCCGTCCGCCGTGGGTGCGGACTCCGGTGCGCGGTCGAGTTCCCGGAGCGCCTGGGAGAGACCGGCGGCGTTCGCGCACCGCCCGCCGGGTTCCTTGTGGAGCAGGGTCAGTACGAGGTCGTCCCATGCGGAGGGGATACCAGCCGACACCGAACTGGGGGCGGGCGGTTCCTGGGTGAGGTGTGCCGTGAGATACCCGACGGTGTCGGGGGCCTGGAACGGGAGCCGGCCGGTGATCAGCTCGAAGAGGAGACAGCCGAGGGCGTACAGGTCGCTGTGCGGTTCCGGATGGCCACGCGCCTGTTCGGGCGCCATGTAAGGGGGTGTGCCCACGATGAAGCCGGTCTGGGTGAGGCGGTCTGCGGTCGCGGAGGGGTCGGCCGCCCGCGCGATGCCGAAATCGAGGACCTTCACGATGCCGGACGGCATGACGAGGATGTTGGACGGCTTGATGTCCCGGTGCATGACCCCGGCGCTGTGCGCCTCGGCCAGTGCGTCGGATATCTCCGCGCCCCATCGGGCCGCGTCCTGCAAGGTGACGGCGCCTCTGCGCAGCTTCGCGTCCAGGCCCTCGCCGCGGACCAGCTCCATCACCAGGAAGGGGACCCGTTCGCTTCCCGAGCCGGTCTCGCCGAGGTCGTGGATGGTGACGATGCCGGGATGCTGCAACCGGGCGGTGATGCGCGCCTCGCGCAGAAACCTGGCGCGTGCCTCATCGCCGCGGCTCCCGCCACCGGCGAGCAGGGAGATCACCTTGACCGCGACGGGACGGCCCAGAGTTTCGTCCCGTGCTTCCCATACGTGCCCCATTCCGCCTTCACCGAGCTGCCGCACCAAGCGGTAACGGCCCCCGAGGACCTGGTCTGGCACCGTCACGTTCCCCCCGATTCGCAAGCACCTGTGGCAGCCGCCGGCGTACTGCCCGATGGGATCATGACGCGGACGCGAGGGCGTCATGCCCGTTATCCAGGAAACCGAACGGCAGCGGCACGTGCCAAGACGGCCGCGGACCCGGGGTCGGCGGTGCGCTTCGCCGACGAACCGGCAAAGGAGCTGATCGGCACTGCGCTCCGTCCGCTTCCGGGCGCGATCCGGCGGGTCCGTCCGGTCGAGCAGACCGCCGGTCGCGGCCCCGGGACTCGTGCATCCGGCCCGCCGGACTTCCCAGGCGTCCAGCCCGGCACGGTATGTTCCCATACGGAGTGGGGTGTCACCGGAAGCCCGCGGGCCCTCGGCGCCACTTCGGATTGCACCGTCTCACCACCAAGGGATCGGGAATGATCACGCTTACGAAGGATGACGAACCGGCGGACCTGGCCGGGGTTACCCACCTGTCGATAGGGGTCTCCTGGGACCCCACCGTCGGGAGCAGCGGCGGCATCATGGGCAAGCTGCGCCAGACCAAGGGCACCGACCTCGACCTGATCGCCATCGCCATGGCGGGATCCGACCCGGTCCGGCTCGCCGGTCTCGACTCGCTGGACCCCATGGGCAACGGCGCGATCGTGCACAGCGGCGACAACCAGACCGGCAAGGGCGACGGCGACGACGAGACGGTCACCGTCGAGTTCTCCCGGATCCCGAACCAGATCACGGCCATCGTCTTCGTCGCCGCCGCCTACAAGAAGGGCAGCAGCTTCCAGAAGGCCCGCAATATCAGCTTCAAGGTGTACGACGCCTCCGGTGGCAGCACCGCGCAGGTCGCCGACATCTGGCCCAGCCTGCTCACCACCGACAACGGCTGCGCCGTCGCCAAGGCCACCCGATCCGGTGAGACCTGGCGGCTGCAGGTGATCAACGAGACCGGCAAGATCAAGCAGGGCAACGAGCACTCGCTCATGCGCTTCGCCGCCGGCAAGTAGCAACCAGGAAGCGTTCGCCCGGGACACCGCCCCCCTGGGCGGACGCTCCTTCCCTCCGCCGCGGGTGTCGCACAGCGCGCGGTCGACGAGTTCGCCCGCGCCCCGCTCCTGCCGGAGCATGCCCTCGTGCGAGTCCCCGGCGCGGCGGACTCCGAGACGGCGGACGGCTGCGGGAGCGGGGTTACTCCTCCTCGTCCTCGGCCTCGAAGGCGTCGCCGATCTCGTCGACGACCTCCGCGGCGACCATCCCGCCCACGACCCCCGCCGCGAGCCCGCCGGCCGCCGCGACGGCGACCGTGCCCATTCCCGGGCCGCGGCGGCCGTGGTCCTCCCCGTGGTGGTGTCCCCCGTGGCCGTACGAGCCCGGCGGGGCGCCGCGGTGCTCCGCCAACTGCTTGACCCAGGAGTCCACCAGGGCGGTCCAGTCGGCCTGTGCGACGTCGTGGTGGCTCACCGTGAAGCGCGCGAGCGCGTCGTGGCCCGCGGAGAACATCCCGCCGCGCTTGTCGGCTTCGAGGACGACCTCCATGCCGCCGGGCGAGGCGAGGAACGTGACCTCGACCTCCTGCATCGCGTGCGCGAACTGCGGGCCCGGAGCCAGCTCGATCTCCTGGTAGAAGGGGAGCTGCTGGCCGGTGCCGGGGATGTGGCCGAGTTCGAGGTCGGCGGAGGTGAAGGCGAAGCCGAGTTGTCCGAAAGCCTCCAGGACCGCTTCCTGCACCGGCAGCGGGCGGACCGCCAGCGGGTCCAGGTCGCCGGCGTCCCTGGCGCCGGCCACGGCCAGTTCCGTACGCACGCCAAGAGGGAGCCCGAGGGACTGGCCGTGCAACTCGGTGATCGGCGTCTCCCACGGCAGGACCAGGGAGAACGGCACCTCGTGGGCCTCCTCCTCGCCGAGGCGGAAGGCGCCGCCGACGGGGAAGCGGCCGAAGGACACCGTGCCCTCGTGCTCGCCGTCGCCGCCTTCGGCCTCGACGCGGGCGACGAGCTCCAGGGTGATCTGCTCGATGTCGGCCGCGGCGCTGCCGCCGCGCAGCAGCACCCGGCCGCCCAGGGTGCCGCCGGGCAGCACCGCGCCGCCCTCCAGGACCGTGTCCACGCTGGGCGCGCCCACGCCGATCGCGCCGAGCAGTCGCTTGAACACCATGCGGTGTCGTCTCCTTCGTCGTCTCTGCGAATGGGGTGGCGGGCGAGGGGATCGCCGCTCGGATTTACTATCCCTTTACTCCGGTGTCCGCGACATCGGCATTCGGCCAGATCCACTCGATCCGACGACTCGCACGGAGCAGGGCGACGGGCGGCCGGCAGCGGGCGACCGGAGACCGGCGACCGGCGGCGAACTACCAAGGAGGAGCGGTCCCCCCATGGGCGAACCTCCCGATGCCACTCCTGCATACGCGCCACCGCGTCCGGCAGCGGCAGCGGGCGCCGGGCGGCCTCCACCCTCGACGACATCCTCGCCCGGCTGCTTCTCGCGCAACCGGCCTGAGTGCGGGGCCGGGCCGGGTGTGTGTCGCGATATAACGCTAGTCTGAGGGTCGCGCCGATGTCCGCGTCGCGCGCACGTGTGAGGGACCGGGACGGAACAGGACGGAAGCATGCCGGGAGAGATCTCGCCCACCGGACAGAACTCCGGCCCGGGCTCGCCGGGGCCGCCTGGCTCGCCGGGGGTACCGGGGCCGCCGGGCTCGCAGCCCGAACTGCGCGCGTCGCACGCCGACCGGGACCGGGTGGTGGACGTGCTGCGGATCGCCGCGGGGGAGGGCCTGCTGACCGCGGACGAGCTGGACCAGCGCGTGGAGGCCGCCCTGTCGGCCCGTACCCGCAGCGAACTGGCCGTGCTCACCGCCGATCTGCCGCCCGTACCGGCCGGGGCGGGCGCGGCCGGGTCCGAGGTGAAGGACCTGGTCAGGATCGAGCAGATCCACGGCGGCGCGATCGAGCGCGTGGGGCGCTGGGTGGTGCCGCGGAGGCTGGAACTCGCGGTGACGCACTGCGAGGTGACCCTCGACTTCACCGACGCCGTGATCACGCAGGACACCCTGCGGATCGACGTGGCCATGATGGGGAAGAACCTGACGCTGGTCACCGGTCCCGGCATCGTGGTCGACACCGACGGCCTGCGGTTGGTGCACAGCAAGGTCGTGTTCCGCGAGCCGCCCGCGGATTCCGGTGTGCCGGTGAGGCTGCGGGTGGAGCTGTACGGCCAGAAGGCCCACGGCCGCGTCGTCGTACGACCGCGGCGGCGGACGTTCGGGCAGTGGCTGCTGCGGAGGTAGTGCTCCCGTGAGCCGGGGGTGCGCTCCGGCAAGCGGGGTAACGGCGGCGGGGCCGGTCGCCCGGCGCTCCCTGAGCTGACGTTCGGCACGGTGACCCGCCGGGATTACCGGGCGACGTACCCGACCGGCGACGGCACCCGCCACATCTGAGACATCTCGGTGACCGGCTCCGGCCGTCGGTGAAGTCGATCTCGCCCATGGTCGTGAACACGCCCTGAACGTAGCCCAGGACCTGCTCCTTCCCCGTGAAGCGGGCGGCGTCCTCCCTGTTTCCAGCCCGGGCCCCCTCACCCACCCCACGGGCGAAGCCCTCACCGCATCCTCCGCAAGGGCACCTGACCACGGACCGAGAGGCGGAGTGGTCTGTTGCTCGCCGCGGGACGGCAGCCGTGACCTGCGGTGAGGGGCGGCGCGTCCGGGTGGGGAGCGCTGGGAACGGAGCGGGTCACCCTCCGTCATCGGCCCCGGACGCGCTCCCGCCGACGGTGGTGCGCTCTGTCGAACGGATGCACCATTGAGGTGTGGGATCAGCGCAAGCCGACAGGCCGCGAGCGACTGTCGGGGAGACCGAAGGCTATCGGTTCGACATCACCGATGCCGCGATCGTGGTGGGCCCGGAGGGCCTGGTTCAGCAGTGGAGCGAGGGCGCTGAGGCGCTGTTCGGCTACGCTGCGCCGGACGCCGTCGCACAGCGTGTCACGGAGTTCCTGGCGATCC
The Streptomyces sp. CNQ-509 DNA segment above includes these coding regions:
- a CDS encoding LacI family DNA-binding transcriptional regulator; protein product: MTPRRRPTLRDIALSLDLSVNTVSRALADKDAVSPETRERVKEEAERLGYVPNTMARSLVLRNAMTLGLVITNPANPFYARLISAIEERGRERGYSLMLMVTEDSAENERRAAEELMRWGVDGVLAIPVQHGAEHWSRLRKSGTPVVLLNRHLPELDADVVGVDYYAGARAATEHVLDGGARELYLVEEDLEISPVSERIRGFRETLAARGVAAPDDAVVRVDPAAAPEGLPVSGPFDPGVAYAVGAELARRAGPGAVVLAGNDYHALGLYRAFTERGLRVGTDIGVVGHGDHPFSAYLDPALTTVRLPAPDVGRAGVDRLLERVQSGPDSVAEDTDPIRTLLAPELVVRASAGPLGRRGEQ
- a CDS encoding ABC transporter permease, coding for MMGAFLAKRLAQAVVVAFGALTLVFLIVRVVPGDPAKLIVGPDASAGQLESVRADFGLDDPLWRQYADHLAGIVRGDLGDSWRLGGSALSNTLDRFPATLSLSLAALLFTVAVGIPLGMLCARRPGKLLDLVVSTGSLAGQAIPSFWLGIVLILVFARRLDWLPATVDGSPTAVLLPAFTLSLPFIGWLARLVRSSALEEGAKDYARTARAKGVGEGTIQYVHVGRNIAIPVVTVLGLLMGNFIANAVIIEVVFSWPGIGSLMVDAITNRDYAVVEAAILTITLAYIVLNLLVDVVYFVIDPRLTPEDA
- a CDS encoding ABC transporter permease translates to MSGTTTAAPAQAVDSPRTDKSRGDAARRVPVRVWTGAGVLALFVLAALVGPLLHPYDPVATDLPNRLLSPGERTDGGDIAWLGTDQMGRDLLANLLAGARISLLVAAATILVGGAVGLVVGLVSGYFGGWPDTIASRIGDIQLAFPSILLAILLAGVLGPSVTNIVITLAITRWVIFARVARASAMATRKLGFVDSARVLGAGHVRIMVRHVLPSLWQPLLVAATVQVGLVMVAEASLSFLGLGVPVDTSSWGATVSVGRDYLGSAWWISTMPAAALALVVTAVGVIGDGFRDVSDPRSQI
- a CDS encoding ABC transporter ATP-binding protein, whose translation is MPATTVETSAAARLRDVHIAFGPREVVRGVDLDLVPGRVTALVGESGSGKSLTSLALMGLLPPGAAVSTGTVEIDGRDTAGFTDAQWRELRGAQVAMVFQDPMAALNPSFTIGWQIAETLRRRGTGRRAARERAVELMRTVGIPDAEAKYGAYPHEFSGGMRQRAVIAMALTLDPAVLLADEPTTALDVTVQAQILRLLAARQTDAGMAMLLVSHDLGVVARVAQDVAVMYAGRIVETGALDDVYTAPAHPYTRGLLDAVPDPARPGRLVPIEGQPPAPGRQPAGCAFAPRCPYATEVCRTEDPQLSAVGQGHEAACHHSDKVQAQATDVEAAS
- a CDS encoding ABC transporter ATP-binding protein, which codes for MSTTRTSPEALLHIRDLHAGYTVPGRSGLGRRRVDAVAGVDLTVRPGQTVCIVGESGCGKSTLARSVVGLLEPFAGSVSFAGLDLATAGRRERRRVAHDLQMVFQDPYTSLNPRMRVAEIVAEGWHIHRDVVAPAEHATEVARLLTQVGLDASYATRRLHELSGGQCQRVSIARALALRPKLIVCDEAVSALDVSVRAQILNLLADLQRELGIAYLFISHDLDVVRHIADEVAVMYLGTIVERGTAAQVFESPQHPYTQALLKAAPSVRDRPGAAKDLPLTGEVPSPSSPPTGCRFRTRCPLAADICESEAPELRVRDGGDHPAACHFAG
- a CDS encoding ATP-binding protein; this translates as MTTDQNRMASTSVMKWQWRRHPRCVGLARAQLRKALAGWGLTGIEEPVSLVVSELMTNAVVHARVPPGREILTRFVRQDGGVLIEVHDASDVWPEKRVPDECGGYGLLMVEKLAVRWGVSARNGIGKRVWAVVVDTTTAPSE